AATAATTGAGAACAAAGTAAAAAAGAACCTCATCAAAGGTATTTTCAAAATGAATGCACTTAACAAAAAAGAACTTAAAGAAATTAGCAACCCGATAAAAAACAACTGGACAAGATATGAGCAGACAGTTAATAGGTAAGAAAATGCAACATAACATGAAAAAGGCTCAACCTCACTCctaataagagaaatgcaaattacaacCACATTAGTGACGTTTCCCACCTACCAGGTTGACAGATGTTAACAAATTTCCTAACACTGTGTGGTCACCGTGTGTGGTGAGGGTGTGAGGaagcctgtggtgctgctggggATAGAAATTGGTAGATCTTCTGTTGGGTAATCTGGCAGTCAAAACAAAAATGTACATGCCTTTTGATCCAGAAATTCACTTCTCAGAATTTCAGTGTACTTGTACATATATGAAAGgaagtatgtatgtgtatgtagtcGTGTGTATAAGGttattcactgtagcactatttttAATAGTGAGAGGTTGGAAACAACTTACATGTTACTATATGACTAAATGAATTACAGTCTAACCATAAAATGCAATACTCCATAGTTATAAACCAAGAATGCAGAAGTTTTCTATGTACTAATAAGGAAAAATCTTAGAAATACATtgttaaagtgaaaaaataaggGATATAACAGTAGGCATGGTATGCTACCGTTTGTGTAAAAGAAGGAGTTGAGCAAATCGATGCCTGTCCATCTAACACACTTCTGAAAGGAGACACAGGATACTGGTAACACTGGCTGCCTCCATGGGAGAACTGGGAGGCCATCATACAGGGATGGGAGAAGGCTTTGTGAGAGATCCTTTCGAACTTTGAATCAAGGGAATACACTTCccttttaaagaaacaaacaaatctgaaggttggattcttaactTCTTGCTTAGAAATAATGCctagggactttcctagtggtccaatgattaagactccaagcttccactatAGGGGGCACGAGTTCAATTTCTGGTCCAGGAACTACAATCCTGCATCCCATgtggcccccaccccccaaaaaaaggaaaagagataatGCCCAATATCTTGAAAAAAGAACTTTTCAATGAGGTAAAAttatgattaaaatatattaaattattctatatatacaaataattataataacagcATCTCAGTTAATCCCCTCAAGCAAACTTGTGAGGTAGAAATTATTATTAtctcaattttacagatgaagaaactgaggcctgggaaGGTAAGTATCTTGTCTACCGTCACAGTTAGTAAATTGTGGTATAGGGATTTCTTTCCCAACATGACAAAATTTGGCATCTGAAAGCAACATGACAAGTATAGGCAAGAATGGGGAAGAGCTGAAGACACTGAAGAAAATTGGGGAGAATcgccttcattaaaaaaaaaaaaattaaatatataataagaaCCAACTATGTTCACTTGCAGAAGCTTTCatctaacaaaattaaaagatactacaAATAGCCTTGTCTGATTTAGCCCTCTTAGTATTAGGAAAAAGCTAAAAAGTCCTATTACGAACTTAATGCAATAGATACACTTTTACAGGCAGATGATCTACAAATAGACAAGAGAGAAAACTGACAAATCTAGAGATAAAATATGGTGTGGACTTTGTTCTTACCATTTTCCTTTTCGATGGCAATGATGGCTCACTTATCTGGAACAGAAAGAGTTAAAATGACTGTTAAGAGGTATGTGAAGCTGCTGAACAAATAGTTTTGTCCCTTTGCATTTATAGCCCAATTTCAATTTTATAGATACTGATTCTCTACAGATGGAGTCCCAACTCTTTTGGCCACATTTTGATGGACCAGTGGAGAACCAGAGGAGGAGGAATAACTGTGATTCCCTGTCAATCAGGATTAGAAAGCAGAGCTGGCAATAAGGAGATGGTGGCGATGATTATGGAGTTGCCTTAAACTACTTagagattttatttattcttgagtCCCACTACCTCACACAATTAAAGAGTTTGGGGTGGttacattattaattttataattaaaaaaaaaagctacacgCCAGTATGTCTTAACATTTAGGAAGTTACAGAAACACAAACAGGCATCAGAAGTGATTCAAGTTTAATCAACCCTTACACAAAGTCTTATAAAAACAAGCTTctgttaagaaaaggaaaagaaataaaagaattataTGAATAACAGCCATAATAATGTAGAATTTGAAGTGATTAAGTGATTAAGAATTTAAGTGATTAAGAACTCATtattaaattacataaaattataaGGATGTGTTTCACTATCTGATTTCACACTGattagaatttaaaattctatACTTTGCATACACAGatgtaaaacttaaaaatatgctTACAATACTGAGATAAATTTGTAAACTCCAAGAAAAGTGGGTTTCAGATTTCATTACAGATTTAAACGAGCACTTTGCTCTTGCAACTGAACAATTATGCTTTTTATTAAGTCTTACCATACTAAGGAATCAAGATTGTTCTTAAACTTAATGATGGGACATTTACTTTACTGAATATGTTGTTATTCTTCTTTATAGAAATTCAGAAACTGTGTCTCTCTTACGTATTGGACAGACAATAGTGCAATCAATGAACTATGTATTACATTACAAATCTGGGGTCTGCTTACAACGTCACACAACAGTGACATGCCAGAGTGGGTTATCTGGTCAGAGCATGTCAGTTACTGAGTGAGGCCTTTGGAACTTCAGACCATTAAAAACAACAATGACAGCTTTGTTTTGAGAACTATAGGTATTTAAGGAGGGAGTTAATAGCAGAAAGAACAAAGATGGTGAAATCCCTTACCTCCTGTTGCTCCATGTATTCCCTGTGTCTCCGAGCCGCCTCGTGCCTCCACAACTTTAGGCAAACCAAAGCACCAATGAGATAGACAATCATGGTGACAAAGAGGAAGATCATGGCTGCTATCTGTCCTCCTTCCACCCGGCAGAATCCTGCGTTCACTGGCGTGTTAAATAGCGGATAGTAGCAGAGTCCCCCTCGGTTGGTATCGTTCACATAGACTATGGCTGCGGCCATGTACAAAATAAACAAGGAGACATTGATTCCAAATTCAGTGAGGGGCCACCAATTTGAGTCCAAAAGAATGGTCCGATAATACATGGACATGCCAAGCACCAGGAGGATGATGGTGGTCACCCAGGCCAAGCCAGCAACCACAAGGACAAAAGCGGTTTTGGGGCCACTGTAGTAATAGCCCCCGTAGGTACTGCCCAGGCCACCCACGCCTCCTATGCCGTAGGGCTGTGAATATCCAAACATGTTATACCACTCGCTGTCCTTGTGAATGTACGCCGTGACACAGGCGAAAACGCCGGCCCCCAGCAGCAGCTCGGCCACCCCCAGGATCCGCAGCAGGCCTGCCCACGACTTCATGTAGGAATACCGAAGGTGATACTCCTCTACCTTCTCGCTGTAGGTtcgagctgtgtgtgtgtgtcggccTAGGGATCCATAGGGATCGTGAGGAAACATGGCCTCAGTCTCTTTCTGGGAACGCCAGCTGCCTTCGGACCCACCGTGAGGATCTTTGCAGGAGTTGGGGGGTGAACGACGGTTTGATCTTGTGGGCGAGGCTGGAGGTGAACACTCCACTCCATCGGAGATGTATCTGATGTCCGACACCGGCTTATCCCACTCCGGgtcctttttcttccctctgaAGAAGTTCTTCCAGGACTCAGGGACAAAGCGTCTTACAGGCTTGAGATCCGGCGCTATGGCCGGTTCCTCTGTGTCACTTGAGTAGAATTCTGGGCCGAAGGGCGGCTGTAATGGGAGAGGGGGTGGTGGCAGTGGATCAGCGCTCACGGCCAGCTCACTGTCTCGAAGAGTCTGGAAGGTTCTCACAGTGCCATCTGGATAGTCTGAGTCCCTTGGGACCTCATCATAGTGTCTGTCCCGATTCCTGGATCTTCTATCACTGGACGACATTTGTGATGTTCACACCTGGGGTCAGGATTAAAGTTATCACTTATGCTTAGTTATGTATCCCTTCAATGATGTTGGTTTTATTCACTTAGTAGCAAATGATCATATCCAGGAAACCAATATGATCATATCTAATCATTATGATATAGAAAATGACAATGCAACTATGTGTAACAATTACGTTAGCCAGGGATACAGAATCATTCTATGAGATTTTAAGGGCAATTAAAATCTTAAACCTTAGTTCTGGATTACAACATTTATAAGTCAAATTTACCTACGAGCCCTATAAAcaacaaaatgtaaaaaaacaaaaataagactaAATTTTAATGCAGGGTGCTAACACATTCCAAGTAGAGTCCATTCCTCAAATatctaaataaacatatttaagagTTTGAGCATACCAAAATTTGATGGGTCAGCAAATACTCTTCACTTTCATTAGCTCAAGTCTGTTTTGGAACAGCCCACGAGAAGCAGTCTAGTAAACACACGGAGTGGAGAGCCCCTTTCCTTCCTAACTTGGCAAGTCATGTTTTCGGAGTCGCTTCTTCCACTCTAATGGGATAACGCTTGATACTAGAAAATTGACTTCTTAGAGCCACAGCAATGGCCATGGACATCACTCTTTGCAGAGCAATTATTTAAAGGTGATTTGCTGCAGCCATGGAAAGACTCATAAAGTATCTCAGAAGACTTGCCTGatggtccaatgattaagaatttgcatgccagtgcaggggacatgcgttcaatccctggtctgtgaaGATTCCATCTGCCTTGGGGCTACTAAGCCTgtgaccacaactactgagcccaacgCTTTAACcctgtgagccgcaactactgagcccaagcacctagaacctgtgctctgcaacaagaagtcACATACCattaactagagagtagcccctgtttactgcaactagagaaagcatgtgtgtagcaacaaagatccaatgtagccagaaataaataaaaaaatctttttagaaggtggtgtccaactctttgtgaccccatggactatacagtccatgcaattctccaggccagaaactggagtaggtagcctttcccttctccagggcatcttcccaacccagggatcaaacccaggtctccggcattgcaggcggattatttaccagctgagccacaagggaagcccaaaaagctATTTTAGGGAGTATTTAacacatctgaaaaatagaaaatatactttttatcACACCTGATGATTTCCTTCAAGAAATCAATGACCTGGACACATATGCAAAAAGGAAACTATTTGCTATTATAACTACTATGTTTAAGGTACAATGCTCCTCTCCCTCAAACTGCTCATGAGTATTTATTGAAGACTCATTGGGCACATGGTATTGTACTTGGCACTGTAAAGGTCTCAAAATTAAAGCTGGTAATCCCACCTTTACAATGTTGAACAATTTAGAAATTCCTAAGGCTTTGTTTTTACTTTGTCAAACAGAGATCTATCACTCAAACAATTATTTACCAAGTACTGGTCATGCAGCAGGTTTGCTGAAGATGTATCAGTGAAAAAAGTTGATGGAAATCCTTGCCTTCATGCAGCTTAAATTCTGGGGATGGGGAGCAGGGATGACAGACGATAGATAAGGCAAGTGAAATAGATGCCAACGAACAAAGTTAGGAAAGAGGGTAAGAAGTGCAGTGCGGATAGGATGCTATAATTTTAAACAGAGTGGCCAGGGAATTCTTCAGAGAGAACAAGACCCCTGAATATAGAAacgaaggagaggagagaagacgCCAGGCAGGTATCAGGGAAGTGTTTTGGGCAGCTGGAACAGCTAGCGTAAAAGCCTTAAAGTGGGCGTGCCTAGCATTGTTGAGGCATGgaggcagcagcagcatgagagGGTGTGTAGTAGAATTGAGGCCGTCTGAATCCTTAGGACTTAAAAATCATTAGAAAGGATTTAGGTTTCTATTGGGAGTGAGATGAGAAGCCATTGGAAAATTTTCAGTGGAGGTCTGACatgatgttattattatttttttaaacaggatcACTCTGGATGCTGTGTTAATAGTACATTCCAGGAGATAAGAGTGAAAAGAGGGAGACTGGCTAGGAGGTCACTaaaatacagttgatccttgaccAACACAGGAGTTGGTAAGGTGTAGTTGTGATTCCaaatccatggattcaaccaactgcaaaCCACTCAGTACTGTAtatacatttattgaaaaaaaaagaaaaaagtatctcAATGGACCCTCAGAGTTCAAagctgtgttgttcaagggtacCTGTACTCCAATGGGCCATGGTGGTAGCAACAAAGATAGCAAGAAGAGGTCAAACTGTCTGTACaaggaattaaaatttttaataaagaaacttCCAAACACAATAAAAAGTGGAAAGAATAGTATTGGGAGCCCTTATGTGCCAAATTAGCAACCTTCAATAATTATCAACTTATCAATACTGTTTCATCTATACCTTTCCCCTTATTCCTTTTGTCTAACCCTTTTGTCAGTAGATTAAAGCAAATCCCAGACATCAGATCATTTTATCTACAACATTTCTACACAGCTCCAGCTTAGTCCTTGGAGGAGCAACCTAAAGAGAGTCTAAGATACCTATTAAAAGCTCAGGCAAAGCTAACAAGTAGGTAGGCTGCCCACAGAAGTGTATATACTACCACAGACTAAATACAATCACCTGGGTATTGAGTGGAGCTGGAGAGGTCTAAATTCTGGCGTTTAGAAAATGCCTGAATGGGACACTCCAATTTTAAAGAATTAACTGTGAGTCTCAACATGGTGCCCAATGAAAAGTCGGAGAAAAAATTTAGTATAGAAAACAGTTTATATAAATGACAGCAACTAGCAGTATTTTTTGGTCTTTTATCTCTTTATCTGTAGTCTAAAAGTACTTAAATTCTAAGGATGCATAGTACTAGTATAATTCTTGAGATACAGTTTCCTAAAAAAAGTAGAGGCAAAAGCACAACAAATAACAAGCTTTACATATCCTTCAATATCTTTGATATACAGGCATTTAAGGGATACCAGTTTGGCAAAAATGTACTTCACTCTAATGGATCTAATTTATGCTCACTTctgacggcatcaccgactcaatggacatgagtttcagcaaactaaGGGAGAGAGTTAAGGACAGTCAGGGCTACATACATGGGGCTGCAGAGTGCGATGCGACTTAGCGATTGAACGACAGAAAGACTTGTGAAAAGTAGCTTATTTGAATTAGATcaccttggtggtggtttagtttagtcgctaagtcgtgtccggctcctgtgaccccatgaactgtagcctaccaggctcctctgttcctgggagtttccaggcaagaatactggagtgggctgctatttccctctccaggggatcttcctgacccaggaatcctgggtctcctgcattgcaggcatattctttactgactgagctacaagggaagccttagATCACCTTAAAAAGTCAAAATTCCAAATTTGAAGAAATGTGTAATAGCAAATTATGTGACTTTAGAAAGGTCCAGTCAGTTGTATTTTTACATTTCAACATCTGGAAACCCCTAGCATCTTTCAGGGTCTCACAGAGCGTCCAGTTAGAATCAGCACGCTGAGGCAgaaagagtttttgttttgttcaagcCCCCGTGCCCCGACTTCATTCGGGCCCTGATTTCTTTCGGTCTGCACATACCGTAGCGGTGATTAGGAGAAACGGTCCTCCCCAGGAAAGTGTTCCAGGAATTCGGTTGGTCACCTTTACACCACAGAATCACCACTTAGCTGGCTTTTAAAGTTACGCTGGGCCCCAGACACGGGCAGATTTTACACACTACTGGTTTCCAGTGGAAAGGGAACTGCGCTTTGAACCGGAGCCTCGAGCGGGTGCCCGGGAACACCAAGCATCCCCGTCGGGGTCTCTGCCCAGGCCGCGGCTCGTcgctccgccccccgccccacct
The Dama dama isolate Ldn47 chromosome 25, ASM3311817v1, whole genome shotgun sequence genome window above contains:
- the MARVELD2 gene encoding MARVEL domain-containing protein 2, whose product is MSSSDRRSRNRDRHYDEVPRDSDYPDGTVRTFQTLRDSELAVSADPLPPPPLPLQPPFGPEFYSSDTEEPAIAPDLKPVRRFVPESWKNFFRGKKKDPEWDKPVSDIRYISDGVECSPPASPTRSNRRSPPNSCKDPHGGSEGSWRSQKETEAMFPHDPYGSLGRHTHTARTYSEKVEEYHLRYSYMKSWAGLLRILGVAELLLGAGVFACVTAYIHKDSEWYNMFGYSQPYGIGGVGGLGSTYGGYYYSGPKTAFVLVVAGLAWVTTIILLVLGMSMYYRTILLDSNWWPLTEFGINVSLFILYMAAAIVYVNDTNRGGLCYYPLFNTPVNAGFCRVEGGQIAAMIFLFVTMIVYLIGALVCLKLWRHEAARRHREYMEQQEISEPSLPSKRKMCDMATSCERQRDQEVNFKELRATKMKPELLSGHIPPGHIPKPIVMPDYVAKYPMIQTDDERERYKAVFQDQFAEYKELSAEVQAVLRKFDELDAVMSRLPHHSENQQEHERISRIHQEFKKKKNDPTFLEKKERCDYLKNKLSHIKQRIQEYDKVMNWDVQDYS